The Mesotoga sp. BH458_6_3_2_1 genome has a window encoding:
- a CDS encoding DMT family transporter, which translates to MKQKSKAYVNLLLVVIFWGMTFPVQKNILEGLSPVFYNTLRFSIALIVLVPLRKKLGLKLTNKSLYQGLILGLFLSGGYVFQTWGLVYTTASKSAFITALYVGLVAIIGPIVERRVPSKYQILALGISLVGLYFLTTPEAGFNFGDLLTTFCAISFALHVVLISYFTEREEVKEMELLVPQFVVVVLVNSMLIPFVKGEVFVNGSIIFVALFSAVFATIFAVTVQLKYQRFLGSVGASLIYVGEPAFALFFAMILLKEIPGKMEVLGLLFMTAGMIFGGTSSFIMRDRSVKN; encoded by the coding sequence ATGAAGCAGAAGTCGAAGGCATATGTCAATTTATTACTGGTAGTAATTTTCTGGGGAATGACCTTTCCGGTACAGAAAAACATACTGGAAGGTCTTTCTCCAGTATTCTATAATACTCTTCGGTTTTCGATTGCCTTGATTGTCCTGGTTCCTCTGAGGAAGAAGCTAGGTCTGAAACTCACAAATAAGAGCCTCTACCAGGGTCTTATTCTAGGGCTTTTCCTTTCCGGAGGTTATGTATTTCAAACTTGGGGACTGGTTTACACTACTGCATCGAAGAGTGCTTTCATTACCGCACTGTACGTGGGACTCGTTGCAATTATCGGCCCTATTGTCGAGAGGCGCGTCCCTAGCAAATATCAAATTCTTGCTCTTGGTATCTCCCTTGTGGGACTTTACTTCTTGACAACACCCGAGGCTGGATTCAATTTCGGCGACTTGCTTACAACCTTCTGTGCAATATCTTTTGCTCTACATGTTGTCCTTATTTCATATTTCACCGAAAGAGAAGAAGTGAAGGAAATGGAGCTTCTCGTGCCTCAGTTTGTGGTTGTCGTTCTTGTCAATTCAATGCTGATCCCATTTGTCAAGGGCGAAGTCTTCGTTAATGGATCAATAATCTTCGTTGCATTATTCTCGGCAGTTTTTGCCACGATTTTCGCTGTTACAGTACAATTGAAGTACCAGAGATTTCTCGGTTCCGTTGGTGCCTCACTGATCTATGTCGGCGAGCCGGCCTTTGCACTGTTCTTCGCAATGATATTGCTGAAAGAGATTCCAGGTAAAATGGAAGTGCTCGGTCTTTTGTTTATGACGGCAGGAATGATATTTGGAGGAACCTCTTCCTTTATCATGAGAGATAGGAGTGTGAAGAATTGA
- the ispG gene encoding flavodoxin-dependent (E)-4-hydroxy-3-methylbut-2-enyl-diphosphate synthase, translated as MSKAVQVGFVLIGGGNPVTVQSMTNTKTSNISATVDQIQKLTNAGCDLVRVSVPDQESAEALKEISSLSRIPVIADIHFDHRLAIESIRNGAAKVRINPGNIGQEWKVIETVKVAREYGVPIRVGANSGSLDRNFSAYDRPVALAESALAQVRILEGAGFEDIVISLKSSSVSETVSANEYLYEKTDYPLHLGVTEAGFGLDSTVKSSIGIGTLLLKGIGDTIRVSMSGDPVQEIEVGLSVLKSLGLRRGVNVISCPTCARTEIDVEALARKVKNWVGNVDADLSVAVMGCVVNGIGEGSEADIGIAGTASGGVIFVRGEIVEKVGGENLEARFRHWFDELLSGGDR; from the coding sequence CAATCAATGACAAACACCAAGACTTCAAACATCTCTGCCACTGTAGACCAGATTCAGAAGCTTACGAATGCCGGTTGCGACCTTGTCAGGGTCTCAGTTCCCGATCAGGAATCCGCGGAAGCTCTTAAAGAAATCTCTTCATTGAGCAGAATACCTGTGATTGCAGACATTCACTTTGATCACAGGCTTGCCATTGAATCGATAAGAAACGGTGCTGCGAAAGTGCGGATAAACCCAGGGAACATCGGACAGGAATGGAAAGTCATAGAGACGGTCAAAGTTGCTCGAGAATATGGTGTTCCGATCAGAGTCGGTGCGAATTCCGGTTCCCTTGATAGAAATTTCAGTGCATATGATAGACCAGTCGCTCTTGCAGAAAGCGCTCTTGCTCAGGTAAGAATCCTCGAGGGCGCAGGATTCGAGGACATTGTGATTTCTCTTAAGTCTTCATCGGTATCAGAGACTGTGAGTGCGAATGAATACCTGTACGAGAAGACCGACTATCCGCTTCACCTTGGTGTTACAGAGGCGGGTTTTGGGCTTGATTCAACCGTGAAGTCTTCTATTGGTATTGGCACACTCTTGCTTAAAGGCATTGGAGACACCATAAGAGTATCGATGTCGGGTGACCCGGTTCAGGAAATAGAGGTTGGATTGAGCGTTCTCAAGTCGCTGGGGCTGAGAAGGGGTGTCAATGTTATCTCCTGTCCAACCTGTGCAAGAACTGAAATAGATGTTGAAGCTCTTGCCAGAAAAGTCAAGAACTGGGTAGGAAATGTAGATGCCGACCTTTCGGTTGCGGTAATGGGCTGTGTAGTTAACGGAATTGGCGAGGGTAGTGAGGCAGACATTGGGATCGCTGGAACGGCCTCGGGCGGAGTCATATTCGTCAGAGGCGAGATCGTGGAGAAAGTGGGAGGCGAGAACCTCGAAGCTAGATTCCGACATTGGTTTGATGAACTCTTGTCGGGAGGTGATAGATGA
- a CDS encoding DUF4384 domain-containing protein, which translates to MKRVLLLAIVILSVSVFATSVSYDPQGLMFMSRPGASINVNVSLNKGMGSTYYGGESLGLSFSVDRSAYVAVLDIDPSGQIQVLFPNVYDQDNYVQGGRTYTLPTDKATTKYNLQIQSQRGRETIVVVASSSPLNFLGNVFSLFDRYPFPYLSQNINNLSVVIDPVFTTSWGMGYTYFYNSYVPFTVRTTIRADRNDANVYVDGIFMGKSPVTTTLETGTHTVYLYTDRNLVYGPSTINVQPGSSDFQFSLLPNYIYGYLEVTSIPNGQVYVDGQYAGDTPYRDFEKVGSHTVTVSKWGYHDAKQNVYVNRDMATSVDLRLTEKTEEEKQTDNIILFSIIGVLVAGIVIAIVLGVSN; encoded by the coding sequence GTGAAAAGAGTTTTGCTTCTTGCAATCGTAATTCTAAGTGTCTCCGTATTTGCCACCTCGGTTTCGTACGATCCTCAGGGACTGATGTTCATGAGCAGACCGGGAGCAAGTATCAACGTGAACGTGAGTTTGAACAAAGGGATGGGATCAACTTACTATGGCGGTGAATCTCTGGGACTATCTTTCTCTGTCGACAGAAGCGCGTATGTAGCCGTTCTAGACATCGATCCGTCAGGGCAGATTCAAGTGCTCTTCCCCAATGTCTACGACCAGGACAATTACGTTCAGGGAGGAAGGACCTATACTTTGCCGACCGATAAGGCAACGACAAAGTACAATCTGCAGATCCAGTCTCAAAGAGGAAGAGAAACAATCGTGGTTGTCGCTTCTTCTTCTCCGCTGAACTTTCTTGGAAACGTGTTCTCCTTGTTTGACAGATACCCTTTCCCTTACTTAAGCCAGAACATAAACAACCTTTCTGTTGTAATTGATCCCGTGTTCACCACGAGCTGGGGAATGGGTTACACATACTTCTATAATAGCTATGTGCCTTTTACTGTAAGGACAACAATCAGGGCAGACAGAAACGATGCTAACGTATACGTCGATGGAATCTTCATGGGAAAGTCGCCGGTAACAACGACTCTGGAAACCGGGACTCACACAGTCTATTTATACACAGACAGAAATCTTGTTTACGGTCCTTCGACCATTAACGTACAACCTGGTTCGAGCGATTTCCAGTTCTCTCTGTTGCCTAACTACATTTACGGTTATCTAGAAGTAACATCGATTCCCAACGGCCAGGTTTATGTCGATGGACAATATGCTGGCGATACACCCTACAGAGACTTTGAAAAGGTCGGAAGCCATACTGTGACTGTCTCAAAATGGGGCTACCACGACGCAAAGCAAAACGTCTATGTCAACAGAGACATGGCGACTTCAGTCGATCTAAGGCTCACCGAAAAGACCGAAGAGGAGAAGCAAACGGACAACATAATTCTCTTCTCGATAATCGGTGTTCTGGTCGCAGGAATTGTCATTGCAATAGTTCTTGGCGTTTCCAACTAA
- a CDS encoding L-lactate dehydrogenase, with amino-acid sequence MKVTIIGAGMVGSSIAYATMIKGIAREIALVDINTELAVGQAMDLSHGNAYVRPVTISGGNYDVSADSDVVVITAGRPQKEGESRLQLLRDNSEIVENAVKESLSFSKEPVILVVSNPVDVLTWVAWKTSGFPRNRVIGSGTTLDTARLRQSIADHCELDPRNVHAYVMGEHGDSEIVNWSNADIAGIPLSDFCSSCNRNCSGSLFEKLFEQTKNAAYRIIEKKGSTYYGIGLAVSKVLSTILNNQRSVLTVSSVHEEFEGLRDVPFSVPTILGRNGVERVLRIGLSEKEIEGLYRSVGIIASAVESLRK; translated from the coding sequence ATGAAAGTCACAATAATTGGAGCCGGAATGGTAGGTTCGTCAATTGCATATGCGACAATGATAAAAGGCATCGCAAGAGAGATAGCGCTTGTTGATATAAATACAGAACTTGCGGTGGGTCAGGCTATGGACCTAAGTCATGGAAACGCGTATGTGAGACCGGTGACAATCTCCGGTGGAAATTACGATGTGTCGGCAGATTCCGATGTTGTGGTTATTACCGCCGGAAGGCCTCAAAAGGAGGGCGAGAGTCGCCTGCAGCTATTGAGGGACAATTCTGAGATTGTCGAAAATGCGGTTAAAGAATCTCTTTCATTCAGCAAGGAGCCTGTTATCCTTGTGGTGTCAAATCCGGTGGACGTGCTCACATGGGTTGCGTGGAAGACGTCAGGCTTCCCGAGAAACAGGGTAATAGGTTCGGGGACTACTCTGGATACGGCAAGGCTCAGACAGAGTATAGCCGATCACTGCGAGCTTGACCCCAGAAACGTTCATGCATATGTAATGGGTGAGCACGGCGATAGCGAGATAGTCAACTGGTCGAACGCAGATATTGCAGGCATTCCGCTTAGTGATTTCTGCAGCAGCTGCAATAGAAATTGTAGTGGCAGTCTCTTCGAGAAGTTGTTTGAACAGACCAAGAATGCTGCCTATAGAATAATTGAGAAGAAAGGTTCTACTTACTACGGAATCGGACTGGCTGTGTCTAAAGTACTTTCAACTATTCTGAACAATCAGCGCTCTGTTCTCACCGTGTCATCGGTTCACGAGGAATTTGAAGGATTGAGAGACGTACCTTTCAGTGTTCCCACAATTCTTGGTCGAAATGGCGTAGAAAGAGTTTTGAGAATCGGTCTTTCAGAAAAAGAGATTGAGGGACTCTATAGGTCAGTAGGTATTATAGCCAGTGCAGTAGAAAGCCTTAGGAAGTGA